The following are from one region of the Candidatus Poribacteria bacterium genome:
- a CDS encoding ABC transporter ATP-binding protein, which produces MVSDNSNAPDTESRPSAIKTLCRFFLVAWHASRFGAIAQTLLTLAHGCIPIGILWASRELVNLIAAFLDQEADLSLETAAPWVAALVLLAMLRNIAGTCDGYLQWKMKNLIGLHQQGALLEATTHIDFAVFDQPQTYDLIQRARQALGHRLTNLLRFITEIGQLCVTLAGYGVLLWIADPLLVLVVVLPALPSAWIKVKTAESRYSHDYAATPVRRMMDYMLSLLLGTSSGQEVRLYGLFNLLFGRWRTNHQKWQKESLAKIWTEARGSIGTTIAEMIAYAVAIGILAARIVEGNLTLGDYVILTGAAAFFQGDLEGLLREIQKILEDVPLLRDLHLLLERGETARTQSGTETFPQPLQQGVEVRNLRFRYSGATDDVLQDINFHVRPGEVISIVGVNGAGKSTLIKLLLGLYQPDDGTIRYDDKNIAAIAPEQMALNCAAVFQDFARFRRPVREELVPGPPNLHIDDDALWRVINAVGIEARFQTLPRGLDTFLDPSLGEEGEGAELSGGEWQKVALARALVRNPQVLVLDEPTAALDPQAEVELYQRFVELASGRMTFLISHRIGSARLSDRILVLDEGRIVEDGTHEALLAQDGLYARFFQAQAHWYQ; this is translated from the coding sequence ATGGTTTCGGATAATTCTAATGCTCCCGATACAGAATCCCGTCCGTCTGCAATAAAGACGCTGTGTCGTTTTTTCCTTGTTGCGTGGCACGCCAGCCGATTCGGAGCGATTGCACAAACACTGCTGACACTCGCACACGGGTGTATTCCTATAGGCATTCTCTGGGCAAGTCGGGAACTGGTGAATCTCATCGCTGCTTTTCTCGATCAGGAAGCGGATTTGAGTTTAGAAACCGCAGCACCATGGGTAGCAGCACTCGTGCTTTTAGCAATGCTGAGAAATATAGCAGGCACCTGTGATGGATATCTGCAATGGAAAATGAAAAACCTCATTGGTCTCCATCAGCAGGGGGCCTTACTTGAAGCGACAACGCATATCGACTTTGCCGTTTTTGATCAACCGCAGACGTACGATTTGATACAACGGGCGCGACAAGCACTCGGGCATCGGCTCACCAACCTGCTGCGATTTATAACGGAAATTGGGCAACTCTGCGTGACATTAGCGGGGTACGGGGTTCTCCTATGGATAGCGGATCCACTGTTGGTACTCGTAGTCGTGTTACCCGCACTACCCTCCGCTTGGATTAAAGTTAAGACAGCCGAAAGCAGGTACAGCCACGATTACGCAGCAACACCCGTCCGGCGTATGATGGATTATATGCTGAGCTTATTGCTCGGCACTTCCTCTGGACAGGAAGTACGCCTTTACGGTCTTTTCAATCTGCTTTTTGGACGCTGGCGAACGAACCACCAAAAATGGCAGAAAGAATCGCTGGCAAAGATCTGGACAGAAGCGAGAGGATCCATCGGTACGACTATCGCTGAAATGATTGCTTATGCAGTAGCGATTGGCATACTCGCTGCGCGTATTGTGGAGGGTAATCTCACACTTGGGGATTATGTGATTCTTACTGGTGCTGCTGCATTCTTCCAAGGAGACCTGGAGGGATTGCTTAGGGAAATACAAAAAATACTTGAAGATGTCCCCTTGCTTCGTGATTTGCATCTCCTCTTAGAACGCGGAGAAACAGCGCGGACGCAGTCAGGAACCGAGACATTCCCGCAACCTCTACAGCAAGGCGTAGAAGTCCGCAATCTACGTTTCCGCTATTCCGGCGCGACCGACGATGTGTTACAAGACATAAACTTTCATGTGCGTCCCGGCGAGGTAATTAGTATTGTAGGGGTTAATGGCGCGGGCAAGTCAACACTTATCAAACTACTGCTCGGATTATACCAGCCCGATGATGGCACCATTCGATATGATGACAAAAATATAGCCGCAATTGCCCCAGAACAGATGGCACTTAACTGTGCCGCCGTTTTCCAAGACTTTGCGCGATTTCGTAGACCTGTGCGTGAAGAATTGGTGCCAGGGCCCCCGAACCTCCATATTGATGACGACGCGCTCTGGCGCGTCATCAATGCGGTTGGCATCGAGGCACGTTTTCAGACGCTGCCGCGTGGCTTGGATACCTTCCTTGACCCTTCACTCGGCGAAGAAGGGGAAGGCGCGGAACTCTCTGGAGGCGAATGGCAAAAAGTTGCACTTGCACGGGCTTTAGTTAGGAATCCGCAAGTCCTTGTGCTTGACGAGCCGACTGCAGCGTTGGATCCACAAGCCGAAGTCGAACTTTATCAACGTTTCGTTGAACTTGCGTCGGGGCGGATGACGTTCCTGATTTCACATCGCATCGGGTCCGCGCGTCTTTCTGACCGTATTTTGGTATTAGATGAAGGTCGTATTGTTGAAGACGGCACGCACGAGGCGTTACTTGCCCAAGATGGTCTCTACGCCAGATTTTTTCAAGCACAAGCACACTGGTACCAATAG
- a CDS encoding sigma-70 family RNA polymerase sigma factor, which yields MKNEDAQLVNQFLTGNENAFTTLVKKYQKSVHALAWRKIGDFHIAEELTQDTFLKAYQKLATLKNPNQFAGWLYVIADRICIDWHRKQKPPIESLETTSGEEIDESSYRHYEDEQREEASVEYRRRRVRNLLEKLPESERTVVTLHYLGEMTSKAIGEFLGVSPNTVKSRLQRARNRLKEQENMIQETLGNVHLPTNFTENIIRQVADIKPVSPTINKPLMPWAITATTAIVIFLIMGVGSQYLARFQKPYNLNAQSEITVDIIDAPIVLDSQAKPDLRNQAGRFENTGKRGSTGPQLSDPVVLGAGRVEKETRPSTQQQWVQASGPAEASVLGLQVSATGDIYAASSIGIYKLTPDASTWALINASVPITGNAPMAERGDTLYLVSTNEVIASTDRGENWKSLGERPKGHAVGLVITDDGRYLALDEQVFRSTDADKQWTPLVDKVEGRIILAIAAVENTVFVGTTQGLYRLHAGTWEKLPVDTTNAIHSLAVSGNNLYVGTGPDLYQLMTAEGRAAYVKQLMPGNNSQAWELFHSTDLGNSWTEITPTSNLFTMKVSPGIKVLAAGETVLALGMMGTFRSMDGGNTWTELGTDILDPNSMMNSMMASIFPAVVSDENTLFKGGYFGPTRSTDGGESWHSFMKGMVGTRIYNLVAFKNALYTNTNTSITRSTDGGESWKALRLDSGEPTLKSEKEVVPNDFLVSSKSAISDDIFYGIAAKEENELLIFHLSADGSIFVPIQGVPPFRGDLSIDKLKAVSQKVPKENIADNTSGDAEKADDFTDIVQQTDPMQHLEKYPSGFAVSGETFYVEYKRRLFRWKRGESEWFNTGLIDMAELPKDIESLGDSMENLKLAVSYETVYVGKRDGHLFRSFDGGNTWKDLTPNLPLRFAHINEIVFAGSTVYVATNAGILTSEDGEHWRVITDKTGMNTIIDRMTAAGTTVYGVGSGGAHRLNKRGEWEKISPEVPDSIISATVNGNRLYVATKQRGMFHISLENENN from the coding sequence ATGAAAAACGAAGATGCCCAACTGGTTAACCAATTCTTGACAGGCAACGAAAATGCTTTTACGACGCTGGTGAAAAAATACCAGAAAAGCGTCCACGCGCTCGCGTGGCGGAAGATTGGCGATTTCCATATTGCCGAAGAACTCACGCAGGACACCTTCCTCAAGGCATACCAGAAACTCGCAACGTTGAAGAATCCGAACCAGTTTGCTGGATGGCTCTATGTGATTGCGGATCGGATTTGTATCGATTGGCATCGAAAGCAGAAACCGCCAATAGAATCTTTGGAAACCACGAGTGGGGAGGAGATAGACGAATCGTCTTATCGTCACTACGAAGATGAGCAGCGCGAGGAAGCATCTGTCGAATATCGTCGCAGACGCGTTAGAAACCTTTTAGAAAAACTGCCGGAGAGTGAACGCACGGTCGTGACACTCCACTATCTCGGAGAAATGACATCTAAAGCGATCGGTGAGTTTTTGGGTGTATCACCAAACACAGTCAAGAGTCGCCTCCAACGCGCACGGAATCGCCTAAAAGAGCAAGAAAACATGATCCAAGAAACGCTTGGCAACGTACATCTCCCTACAAATTTCACTGAAAACATCATCAGGCAAGTCGCCGATATAAAGCCGGTAAGTCCTACGATCAACAAGCCACTCATGCCGTGGGCTATCACCGCTACAACCGCCATTGTTATCTTTCTCATAATGGGTGTGGGATCCCAATACCTTGCTCGCTTTCAGAAACCCTACAATCTGAACGCGCAGTCCGAAATCACCGTTGACATTATTGACGCACCTATCGTACTTGACTCACAGGCAAAACCGGATTTACGGAACCAAGCCGGACGTTTCGAGAACACCGGTAAGCGCGGCAGTACGGGTCCGCAACTTTCGGACCCTGTTGTACTCGGGGCAGGACGGGTAGAAAAGGAGACGCGCCCGTCAACACAGCAGCAGTGGGTACAAGCAAGTGGTCCAGCAGAGGCTTCTGTGTTAGGTTTACAGGTAAGTGCTACAGGCGACATATACGCTGCTTCATCCATTGGTATCTATAAATTGACACCAGACGCGTCTACATGGGCACTCATCAATGCCTCTGTACCGATTACGGGGAACGCGCCGATGGCAGAGCGAGGGGATACGCTCTATCTCGTCTCTACCAATGAAGTGATTGCTTCAACGGACAGAGGTGAGAACTGGAAATCGCTTGGCGAGCGTCCGAAAGGACATGCTGTCGGACTCGTTATAACGGATGATGGACGCTACCTTGCCCTTGACGAGCAGGTTTTCCGATCTACGGATGCCGATAAACAATGGACCCCGTTAGTAGATAAAGTAGAAGGCAGAATCATTCTCGCAATTGCCGCTGTTGAAAACACGGTATTTGTTGGTACAACCCAAGGGCTTTACCGCTTACACGCAGGCACGTGGGAAAAATTACCGGTGGATACCACCAACGCTATCCACTCCTTGGCAGTCTCTGGAAACAACCTCTACGTTGGAACAGGTCCCGATTTATATCAACTTATGACCGCTGAAGGTAGAGCTGCGTACGTGAAGCAACTTATGCCTGGCAACAATTCGCAGGCATGGGAACTCTTCCATTCAACAGATTTGGGAAACTCATGGACTGAGATAACCCCGACGAGCAATTTGTTTACAATGAAAGTGTCGCCAGGTATTAAAGTTTTAGCGGCTGGAGAAACCGTCTTAGCACTGGGAATGATGGGCACATTCCGCTCAATGGATGGTGGAAACACATGGACTGAACTCGGTACTGATATTCTTGACCCAAATTCAATGATGAATTCCATGATGGCGAGTATATTTCCTGCTGTGGTGTCGGACGAAAATACACTTTTCAAAGGTGGGTACTTCGGTCCCACCCGTTCAACCGATGGCGGTGAATCGTGGCATTCATTTATGAAGGGGATGGTGGGCACCAGAATATATAACTTAGTTGCGTTCAAGAATGCCCTCTATACCAATACTAACACGTCTATTACCAGGTCCACTGATGGCGGGGAGTCTTGGAAAGCACTTCGCCTTGATTCTGGAGAACCTACACTAAAATCAGAAAAAGAAGTCGTTCCTAACGATTTTTTGGTTTCCTCTAAGTCCGCTATTTCTGACGATATATTCTACGGTATTGCAGCGAAAGAAGAAAATGAACTGCTCATTTTTCATCTTTCTGCGGATGGCAGTATCTTCGTACCTATCCAAGGGGTTCCACCTTTCCGAGGTGATCTCTCCATAGACAAATTAAAGGCAGTATCGCAGAAAGTCCCCAAAGAAAATATAGCAGATAACACTTCTGGTGATGCTGAAAAAGCAGATGACTTCACTGATATAGTTCAGCAGACGGACCCAATGCAACATCTGGAGAAGTATCCCAGTGGATTCGCAGTCAGCGGCGAGACGTTCTACGTGGAATATAAGCGCAGGCTTTTTCGATGGAAACGCGGTGAATCCGAATGGTTCAATACTGGACTGATAGATATGGCGGAACTCCCAAAGGATATTGAAAGCCTGGGAGACAGTATGGAAAACCTCAAACTTGCTGTTTCCTATGAAACCGTCTACGTCGGAAAACGTGATGGTCATCTATTTCGATCATTTGATGGCGGCAATACGTGGAAGGACCTAACGCCAAACCTACCGCTTCGCTTTGCGCATATCAACGAGATAGTGTTTGCAGGTTCAACGGTGTACGTCGCAACGAACGCAGGGATTCTGACATCAGAAGACGGTGAACATTGGCGCGTGATTACTGACAAAACAGGGATGAACACTATCATAGACCGAATGACTGCGGCTGGCACAACGGTTTATGGTGTCGGCAGTGGGGGTGCACACCGATTGAATAAGCGGGGTGAATGGGAAAAAATATCGCCAGAGGTACCAGACAGTATTATCTCTGCTACTGTTAATGGTAATAGGCTTTATGTAGCCACTAAACAACGCGGGATGTTCCACATCTCACTTGAAAACGAAAACAATTGA
- a CDS encoding sigma-70 family RNA polymerase sigma factor, translating into MKTEDAQLVNRFLSGDENAFTLLVKKHQKSIHALVWRKVGDFHIAEELTQDTFLKAYQKLGTLKNPNQFAGWLYVIADRLCIAWHRKQKPPMKSLETTSGEEIEESSYRHYEDEQRMEASVEHRRRRIKNLLEKLPESERTVVTLHYLGEMTYKAISEFLGVSPNTVKSRLQRARNRLKEHENMIQETLGSVHLPANFTENIIRQTANIKPTPPMSSRPLVPVALSAATAVFIFLMMGVGSQYLARFQKPYNLNAQSETTVEIIDAPIVLDTQAKPDLRNQSGRFDTTGKSSGAGPQVSEPVLLAAAQVEKETRPSTKQQWIQASGPEKAGSVSGVLVSSWGDVYATSKIGIYRLAPDATAWTLVSPLPPEVTTDNHGIPMAERNDTLYLVFPSGVFASKDRGETWTKLGERPQGRVIGLVITDDALYLAFRDEGIFQSTDVGKQWTPLNNDVVEGEVLSVAAIENTVFVGTNQGLYRLHSGTSEKLSIDTTKAIHSLSVSGNNLYIGTGRDLSQLGDPEGRQTYLENVMSNINSDVRTWEVFHSTDLGDSWTDITPTSNSHMMKISSGVKVLAAEKGILVLGLISFHSSDGGKTWTKLGKDSMTILTWTPVVAVNENTFLKAGVSGLTRSTDGGESWHSFMDGIAGIAVFNLVGFKNELYTSTTKGVSKSSDGGESWKHIRLASGELTLKPVEENSSTFPLIFPKLAIADGVLYGIASGSATENTFHLCRLSANGNVLIPIQGTPALGKKFSITDLKAWADLMDSLEKFPGAFAVSGKTFYVEYKRELLRWKRGESEWFRTGLIDTGESANDDYDIIKGLNLAVSDETVYVGKRDGHLFQSFDSGSTWKDLTSNLPLRFERFNDIIFAGSTVYVATDAGVLRLGDDKHWHAITDTAGTHTLIDQIAVDTTTVYGAGDEGVYRLNNREEWEKISPEVPDSVISFVAKGDRLYIATEQRGMFYVPLEKEW; encoded by the coding sequence ATGAAAACCGAAGATGCACAACTCGTCAACCGCTTTTTGTCAGGTGACGAGAATGCCTTCACCCTGCTGGTGAAAAAACACCAGAAGAGCATCCACGCGCTGGTATGGCGGAAGGTTGGCGACTTCCACATCGCAGAGGAACTGACGCAGGATACTTTTCTCAAAGCATACCAGAAACTTGGAACGTTGAAGAATCCGAACCAGTTCGCTGGCTGGCTTTATGTGATTGCTGATCGGCTTTGTATCGCTTGGCATCGAAAGCAGAAACCTCCGATGAAATCTTTAGAAACCACGAGTGGAGAAGAAATAGAAGAATCGTCTTACCGCCACTACGAAGACGAACAGCGCATGGAAGCCTCCGTCGAACATCGGCGCAGACGCATCAAAAACCTCCTTGAAAAACTACCGGAGAGCGAACGCACAGTTGTGACACTTCACTATCTTGGAGAAATGACCTATAAAGCGATCAGTGAGTTTTTAGGTGTGTCCCCAAATACAGTAAAAAGTCGCCTCCAACGCGCACGGAATCGTCTAAAGGAGCATGAAAACATGATTCAAGAAACACTCGGCAGCGTACACTTGCCTGCCAACTTCACCGAGAATATTATACGACAAACTGCTAATATAAAGCCAACACCCCCTATGAGCAGCAGACCGTTAGTGCCGGTGGCACTCTCTGCTGCAACAGCCGTTTTTATTTTTCTCATGATGGGTGTGGGTTCGCAATACCTCGCCCGTTTTCAGAAGCCCTACAACTTGAACGCACAATCTGAAACAACCGTTGAAATCATTGATGCGCCCATCGTACTTGATACGCAAGCAAAGCCTGATCTACGAAACCAATCCGGACGTTTCGATACTACCGGTAAAAGCAGCGGTGCCGGTCCGCAAGTTTCCGAACCCGTACTGCTTGCCGCGGCACAGGTAGAAAAGGAGACGCGTCCGTCAACAAAACAGCAGTGGATACAGGCAAGCGGGCCTGAAAAAGCGGGTTCAGTATCGGGTGTATTAGTAAGTTCATGGGGAGATGTCTATGCTACTTCTAAAATCGGTATCTACAGATTAGCACCAGATGCCACTGCCTGGACGCTCGTGAGTCCGCTCCCTCCAGAGGTTACCACAGACAACCACGGAATACCGATGGCAGAACGAAACGACACCCTCTATCTCGTTTTTCCCAGTGGTGTGTTTGCGTCAAAAGATAGAGGCGAGACATGGACAAAACTTGGCGAGCGTCCACAGGGACGCGTTATTGGACTCGTGATAACGGATGATGCATTGTACCTTGCGTTTCGAGATGAAGGTATTTTCCAATCTACGGATGTGGGTAAGCAGTGGACACCACTTAACAATGACGTGGTAGAGGGTGAGGTTCTTTCAGTCGCTGCTATTGAAAACACAGTGTTTGTTGGGACAAACCAAGGTCTCTATCGTTTACATTCAGGGACATCTGAGAAATTGTCGATAGATACCACGAAAGCCATCCACTCTTTGTCAGTCTCGGGGAATAATCTCTATATCGGAACAGGACGCGACCTCTCTCAGTTGGGAGACCCTGAAGGCAGACAGACGTATTTAGAGAACGTTATGAGCAACATCAATTCGGATGTAAGGACATGGGAAGTCTTCCACTCAACCGATTTGGGCGATTCGTGGACCGATATAACGCCGACAAGCAATTCGCACATGATGAAAATCTCGTCGGGCGTTAAAGTCTTGGCAGCTGAAAAGGGTATTCTGGTATTAGGATTGATAAGTTTCCATTCAAGCGACGGTGGAAAAACGTGGACAAAATTGGGTAAGGATTCAATGACAATACTTACTTGGACCCCTGTGGTAGCAGTGAATGAAAATACATTCCTCAAAGCCGGAGTCTCTGGACTTACACGCTCAACCGATGGTGGCGAATCATGGCACTCATTTATGGATGGAATAGCAGGTATCGCAGTATTCAACTTAGTGGGGTTCAAAAATGAACTTTACACGAGTACCACCAAGGGTGTTTCTAAATCCAGCGATGGCGGTGAATCGTGGAAACATATTCGGTTGGCTTCAGGCGAACTCACACTAAAACCGGTAGAGGAAAACAGTTCTACTTTCCCACTGATTTTTCCAAAATTAGCAATTGCTGACGGTGTCCTGTATGGCATCGCATCTGGTTCAGCCACAGAGAATACATTTCATCTCTGCCGTCTCTCCGCGAATGGTAATGTGTTAATTCCTATCCAAGGCACACCAGCTCTTGGCAAAAAATTTTCTATAACAGATCTAAAGGCGTGGGCAGATTTAATGGATTCCCTCGAAAAATTTCCCGGTGCATTTGCAGTCAGTGGCAAAACCTTCTATGTAGAATACAAGCGAGAGCTTCTTCGGTGGAAACGCGGTGAATCGGAATGGTTTAGGACCGGACTCATAGATACAGGAGAATCCGCCAATGATGACTATGATATTATAAAAGGTTTGAATCTTGCTGTTTCCGATGAAACCGTCTACGTCGGAAAACGCGATGGCCACCTCTTTCAATCGTTTGATAGTGGCAGCACATGGAAGGACTTGACTTCAAATCTTCCACTGCGTTTTGAGCGTTTCAATGATATAATCTTTGCGGGTTCAACAGTGTATGTTGCTACAGACGCGGGGGTCTTGAGATTAGGAGACGATAAACATTGGCACGCAATCACCGACACGGCAGGAACGCACACCCTCATCGATCAAATTGCTGTGGATACCACAACAGTTTACGGTGCTGGTGACGAAGGTGTCTATCGATTGAATAATCGTGAGGAATGGGAAAAGATTTCGCCAGAAGTGCCAGATAGTGTCATCTCTTTCGTGGCTAAAGGCGACAGACTTTATATTGCGACTGAACAGCGTGGGATGTTTTATGTTCCTCTTGAGAAAGAATGGTAG